Proteins from a genomic interval of Heteronotia binoei isolate CCM8104 ecotype False Entrance Well chromosome 5, APGP_CSIRO_Hbin_v1, whole genome shotgun sequence:
- the LOC132572293 gene encoding uncharacterized protein LOC132572293, with protein sequence MKRSLGRRPLEVKFAFILAVTLLLPGVTSRSIVSTTTSPDVTSGPTVGNLEEEPAPDKFELEPNSEEEDSTEHDDTMEDHDIEAVSDINSIETTDLGESPLVNNETETNDESDEDDALTFFTLLAKRAADEETSDDSEEDESETNSVDEDKFSISDLPKLLKPLIDAFSDQSNSEAPSKDDFLSWFPSLKDLFEPKKPKGSEATNSSTRSGRRSSVSAASGPSLQTSPLATQSPEHEILPSSQPDDLIVTVTTITRPPITITEPPVSTSERPITINPSEDSDSEEDPEMDY encoded by the coding sequence GTGTGACATCTAGGTCCATTGTCTCCACTACCACATCGCCTGATGTGACAAGTGGACCGACAGTTGGAAACCTTGAGGAGGAGCCTGCCCCTGATAAATTCGAGCTTGAACCCAATTCCGAGGAGGAAGACTCAACTGAGCATGATGATACCATGGAAGATCATGATATCGAGGCAGTGAGTGACATCAATTCAATAGAAACTACAGACTTGGGAGAATCCCCACTGGTTAATAATGAAACAGAAACAAATGACGAAAGTGATGAGGATGATGCTCTTACCTTCTTTACCCTCCTTGCCAAGAGAGCTGCTGATGAAGAGACCAGCGACGATAGCGAAGAAGATGAATCAGAAACAAATTCAGTCGATGAAGATAAATTTTCAATTTCTGATTTGCCTAAACTCTTAAAGCCATTGATAGATGCTTTTTCTGATCAGTCAAATTCTGAAGCTCCCTCAAAAGATGATTTCTTGTCCTGGTTTCCTAGCCTGAAGGACCTGTTTGAGCCCAAGAAGCCTAAGGGATCTGAGGCAACAAACAGCAGTACTCGATCAGGAAGAAGGTCCAGTGTCTCTGCTGCTTCAGGGCCCTCTCTGCAAACGTCTCCTCTCGCTACACAGTCACCTGAACATGAGATCCTTCCCTCCTCTCAGCCAGATGACTTGATTGTTACCGTTACAACCATAACCAGACCTCCTATAACCATAACAGAACCTCCAGTATCCACTTCTGAACGCCCTATAACAATCAATCCCTCAGAAGACTCAGATTCTGAGGAGGATCCAGAGATGGATTATTAA